The genomic segment AAATGCTCGTTCCGGCGGAGGAGTTCGCCCTGGATTTGAAGGTGGTCAAACCCCATTATTCCGGAGATTGCCCAAGCGCGGATTCAATAATATCTGGAGAACTAGATATGCTGAAGTAAATGTTAGATCTTTAAATCGTTTTGATGCTGGCACCGAGGTTACTCCAGAATTGTTACTGGAAACAGGTGTTATTAGTAAACTTTATGATGGTGTTAAGGTTCTTGGCGATGGTGAGTTAACTAAACCTTTAACAGTAAAAGCTCACCGGTTCAGTAAGTCAGCAATCGAGAAGATAGAAGGAGCTGGCGGAAAGGCAGAGGTGATTTAACATGTTTGCGTCATTGGGTAATGCTTTAAAGGTTAAAGAGTTAAGAAATAAAGTGTTGTTTGTTTTTGCAATGATTGCTGTGTATCGGATTGGGGCACATATCCCCGTTCCTGGTGTTGACGTGTCTAAATTCACAAAGTTAATGGAGGGTGGAATTTTAGGATTTCTTGATATGTTTGCTGGGGGGGCTTTAAGAAGGTTTACTATCTTCGCTATGAGTATCAGCCCTTATATTACCGCCTCCATTATTCTACAATTATTGACTGTAGTTATTCCTAAGTTAGAGGAACTTTCAAGATCAGGACCGGAAGGGCGGAAAAAGATTGCCCAATATACCCGGTATGGTACTGTGATTTTGGCTTTGATTCAGGCTTTAGGAATTACTTTCTGGCTTCGCAACCTTGGGGCTATTACAAATCCGAATTTCTTTAACATGTTTACCATCATAATTACTTTAACGGCTGGTACTGCATTTTTGATGTGGTTAGGTGAACAGATTACAGATAAAGGAATCGGTAACGGAATTTCAATACTCATTTTTGCTTCTATTGTATCCCGATTCCCAACAGCTGTTATTGATACAGTTTATAAACTAATGCCAGGCAGTAAAAGTAGTCTTTCCATCCTGAATGTACTATTGTTCCTGGTATTGGCTTTACTCATTGTGGCCGCTGTTATCTACATTCAACAGGGTGAAAGAAGAATCCCTGTACAATATTCACGTCGTGTTGTAGGGAGGAGAGTTTATGGCGGCCGCAATACTCATATTCCAATGAAGGTAAATCAGGCTGGTGTAATTCCAGTTATTTTCGCTTCATCTGTGCTCATGTTCCCGGCAACTATATTTAGATTCTTGCCATGGGACTGGGCACGCACTATAGCTGATGCTTTGGATCCATCATTGGCATCCTTCTGGTATTTGTCTTTCTATGCTCTGCTGATCGTATTGTTCACTTATTTTTACACAGCAATCACCTTTAATCCTATAGAAGTAGCTGATAATCTGAAAAAGTATGGTGGATTTATCCCTGGTTTACGTCCAGGTCGCCCAACAACTCAATACCTGGAGAAAGTATTATCCAGAATTACCCTTTCAGGAGCATTATTCCTGGCAGCTATTGCTATTGTGCCTTATATATTACAGGCAATTACAGGTATAGGTATTCGTTTTGGTGGTACTTCCTTATTGATTGTTACCGGTGTTGCTCTTGAAACAATGAAACAGATTGAATCCTATCTGTTGATGCGCCACTATGAAGGTTTTCTTAAGTAAATAATAAAAAGTTGGTCTGTGGCGGTTTTTTAAGGAGGGAAATTATGTACTATATCCTGATTGGTCTCCCTGGAGCAGGTAAAGGAACTCAAGCTGCTAATCTAGTTGAAAAATATCAGATTCCGCATATTTCTACCGGTGATATGTTCCGGGCTGCATTAAAAAATAAGACTCCTCTTGGCCTTGAAGCTAAAAAGTATATGGATCGTGGAGAATTAGTACCCGATGAAGTTACTATTGGAATTGTTCGTGAACGTCTTCAAGAAGATGATTGTAAAAAAGGATTTTTATTGGATGGATTTCCCCGGACCATCCCCCAGGCTGAGGCACTGGATGAGATTCTGGATTCGTTAGGGTTGACTTTAGATGGAGTTATCAGTATTGAGGTTCCAGAAGAAGAACTGATCAAAAGATTAACTGGAAGACGGGTATGTAAAAATTGTGGTGCAACATTCCATGTACTGTATAATCCACCTGAAAAAGAGGGCGTCTGTGATAATTGTGGCGGAGAATTGATTCAAAGAGAAGATGATAAGGAAGAAACCATCAAAAACCGTCTTGATGTAAACCGAGAAAAAACTCAAGTACTAAAAGATTATTATTCAAAAGCAGGACTTTTGAAAGAAGTTGATGGTACCGGAGACTTTGATGAAGTATTTAATCGAATCTGTCAAGTGATTGAGGGGAAGTAGAAGTAAATGATAGTTATTAAATCTGAACGGGAAATTTGGTTAATGAGAGAAGTTGGTCGGATTGTGGCAGAAACCCATGCACTCTTGGCAGAGATTATTAAGCCGGGAATTACCACAGCTGAAATTGACCGAATAGCTGAAGAATATATTTTAAAATGTGGTGCAAAACCTGCTTTTAAAGGATATCAAGGTTTTCCGGCCACTGTCTGTGTAGCAATCAATGAAGAAGTTGTTCATGGTATTCCCGGCAAGCGTAGATTGGAAGAAGGGGATATTATCGGTTTAGATATTGGAGCTTATAAAAATGGTTATTATAGTGATGCTGCCAGGACTTTACCTGTTGGTAAAGTAAGTCCTGAAGCAAAAAAACTGATTGAGGTTACAAAAGAAAGTTTAGATAGGGGTATTGTTCAAGCAATTGCTGGTAACCGTTTAACCGATATATCCCATGCTATTCAAAGTTATGCCGAATCTCATGGTTTTTCTGTGGTACGTCAATATGTAGGGCATGGAATCGGGCGTAAGATGCATGAAGCCCCCCAAGTGCCAAATTACGGTCAACCTGGTCGAGGTCCCCGCTTAAAAAAAGGAATGACTTTTGCAATTGAACCTATGATAAACGCAGGTGGATATGAAGTAAAGGTATTATCAGATGGTTGGACTGTAGTGACTGCCGATGGATCTCTTTCTGCTCATTTTGAAGATACCATTGCAATCACCGATGAAAAACCATTGATTTTAACGCGTCTCTAGTAAATTTGTATAACTAAGGGAAAGTGTGTTATAATAACTGTATTGAGGTGATTTGCTATGGTTAACAAGTCCTTTCAGCCTGGTCAATTAGTTTCTTCCTGTGCTGGCCGTGACCGGGGACGTTATTTTGTAGTAATTGAAGTGGTAAATGATTCAATGGTAAAGGTTGTGGATGGAGATTTACGTCGGGTAGAAAAGCCTAAACTTAAAAATACCAAACATCTGATTCCCCACAATAAATTGGTTAAGTCAATTGCAGAAAAACTTAAATCTGGGCAGCGGATTACTAACGAACAGGTTAGGCTGGCTTTAAAAGAGACTTTGGAAGAGCAAAACCTAAATAAGGAGGTCTGAAAGCCATATGGCAAAAGGTGATGCCATTGAAGTTGAGGGTACTGTAATTGAACCGTTGCCAAATGCAATGTTTAGGGTTGAGTTAGAAAACGGCCATAAGGTTTTAGCTCATGTTTCCGGTAAAATGAGAATGAACTTTATTCGTATTTTACCAGGAGATAAAGTAACTGTCGAACTTTCCCCATATGATCTTAGTCGTGGAAGAATTATTTACCGGCATAAATAAAGTTCTTTAAAGGAGGGGTCATAAGTGAAAGTAAGACCATCTGTTAAACCCATCTGTGATAAATGTAAAGTTATCAGAAGAAAAGGTCGGGTTTTAGTTATTTGTGAAAACCCAAAGCATAAACAACGTCAAGGCTAATCAAAATAGGAGGTGTGACTAGAGGATGGCAAGAATTGAAGGTGTAGAATTACCTCGTGATAAGCGAATTGAGATTGGTCTGACTTATATTTACGGTATTGGTCTGTCTACCTCGAAAAAAATTCTTGAAGCTACAGGAATTAATCCTGACACCCGTGTACGGGATTTGACTGAAGAAGAAGTTTCTAAGTTAAGAAATGAGGTTAGCAAATATACTGTTGAGGGTGAACTTCGTCGTGAAATTCGCGCTAATATTAAACGTTTAATGGATATTGGTTGTTACCGCGGCATTAGGCATCGTAGAGGATTACCAGTACGGGGTCAAAGAACAAGAACTAATGCCCGTACTCGTAAAGGTCCAAGAAAGACCGTTGGTG from the Anoxybacter fermentans genome contains:
- the map gene encoding type I methionyl aminopeptidase; its protein translation is MIVIKSEREIWLMREVGRIVAETHALLAEIIKPGITTAEIDRIAEEYILKCGAKPAFKGYQGFPATVCVAINEEVVHGIPGKRRLEEGDIIGLDIGAYKNGYYSDAARTLPVGKVSPEAKKLIEVTKESLDRGIVQAIAGNRLTDISHAIQSYAESHGFSVVRQYVGHGIGRKMHEAPQVPNYGQPGRGPRLKKGMTFAIEPMINAGGYEVKVLSDGWTVVTADGSLSAHFEDTIAITDEKPLILTRL
- the rplO gene encoding 50S ribosomal protein L15, with amino-acid sequence MKLHELKPAKGARKARKRVGRGGKRGYTSGRGSKGQNARSGGGVRPGFEGGQTPLFRRLPKRGFNNIWRTRYAEVNVRSLNRFDAGTEVTPELLLETGVISKLYDGVKVLGDGELTKPLTVKAHRFSKSAIEKIEGAGGKAEVI
- the secY gene encoding preprotein translocase subunit SecY, which gives rise to MFASLGNALKVKELRNKVLFVFAMIAVYRIGAHIPVPGVDVSKFTKLMEGGILGFLDMFAGGALRRFTIFAMSISPYITASIILQLLTVVIPKLEELSRSGPEGRKKIAQYTRYGTVILALIQALGITFWLRNLGAITNPNFFNMFTIIITLTAGTAFLMWLGEQITDKGIGNGISILIFASIVSRFPTAVIDTVYKLMPGSKSSLSILNVLLFLVLALLIVAAVIYIQQGERRIPVQYSRRVVGRRVYGGRNTHIPMKVNQAGVIPVIFASSVLMFPATIFRFLPWDWARTIADALDPSLASFWYLSFYALLIVLFTYFYTAITFNPIEVADNLKKYGGFIPGLRPGRPTTQYLEKVLSRITLSGALFLAAIAIVPYILQAITGIGIRFGGTSLLIVTGVALETMKQIESYLLMRHYEGFLK
- a CDS encoding KOW domain-containing RNA-binding protein translates to MVNKSFQPGQLVSSCAGRDRGRYFVVIEVVNDSMVKVVDGDLRRVEKPKLKNTKHLIPHNKLVKSIAEKLKSGQRITNEQVRLALKETLEEQNLNKEV
- the rpmJ gene encoding 50S ribosomal protein L36 translates to MKVRPSVKPICDKCKVIRRKGRVLVICENPKHKQRQG
- a CDS encoding adenylate kinase — translated: MYYILIGLPGAGKGTQAANLVEKYQIPHISTGDMFRAALKNKTPLGLEAKKYMDRGELVPDEVTIGIVRERLQEDDCKKGFLLDGFPRTIPQAEALDEILDSLGLTLDGVISIEVPEEELIKRLTGRRVCKNCGATFHVLYNPPEKEGVCDNCGGELIQREDDKEETIKNRLDVNREKTQVLKDYYSKAGLLKEVDGTGDFDEVFNRICQVIEGK
- the infA gene encoding translation initiation factor IF-1; this encodes MAKGDAIEVEGTVIEPLPNAMFRVELENGHKVLAHVSGKMRMNFIRILPGDKVTVELSPYDLSRGRIIYRHK
- the rpsM gene encoding 30S ribosomal protein S13, translated to MARIEGVELPRDKRIEIGLTYIYGIGLSTSKKILEATGINPDTRVRDLTEEEVSKLRNEVSKYTVEGELRREIRANIKRLMDIGCYRGIRHRRGLPVRGQRTRTNARTRKGPRKTVGVRRSK